A region from the Gallus gallus isolate bGalGal1 chromosome 25, bGalGal1.mat.broiler.GRCg7b, whole genome shotgun sequence genome encodes:
- the PCP4L1 gene encoding Purkinje cell protein 4-like protein 1 isoform X1, whose translation MGTGGREAAGGCHSTAPPLKAESERSGAERRRAMSARSPDASPRPTETPGGQQEAKAADPKRGEEEEEEIDIDLSAPETERAALSIQGRFRRFQKRKKESGP comes from the exons ATGGGGACGGGTGGGAGGGAG GCTGCCGGCGGCTGTCACTCAACCGCGCCTCCTTTAAAAGCGGAGTCGGAGCGGAGCGGCGCAGAGCGGCGGAGGGCGATGAGTGCG CGCAGTCCCGATGCATCCCCGCGCCCCACGGAGACCCCCGGCGGGCAGCAGGAAG CCAAAGCCGCCGACCCCAaaagaggggaggaggaggaggaggagatcgACATCGATCTGAGCGCACCGGAGACGGAGCGGGCGGCTCTCAGCATCCAGGGGAGGTTCCGCCGCTTCCAGAAGCGCAAAAAGGAATCGGGACCTTAA
- the PCP4L1 gene encoding Purkinje cell protein 4-like protein 1 — protein sequence MSARSPDASPRPTETPGGQQEAKAADPKRGEEEEEEIDIDLSAPETERAALSIQGRFRRFQKRKKESGP from the exons ATGAGTGCG CGCAGTCCCGATGCATCCCCGCGCCCCACGGAGACCCCCGGCGGGCAGCAGGAAG CCAAAGCCGCCGACCCCAaaagaggggaggaggaggaggaggagatcgACATCGATCTGAGCGCACCGGAGACGGAGCGGGCGGCTCTCAGCATCCAGGGGAGGTTCCGCCGCTTCCAGAAGCGCAAAAAGGAATCGGGACCTTAA